The following proteins are encoded in a genomic region of Ailuropoda melanoleuca isolate Jingjing chromosome 10, ASM200744v2, whole genome shotgun sequence:
- the COL10A1 gene encoding collagen alpha-1(X) chain, whose translation MLPRTALLLLMSLHLVHGGFYAEQYQTPTGIKGPPSNTKTQFFIPYAIKSKGVSVRGEQGIPGPPGPAGPRGHPGPSGPPGKPGHGSPGPQGEPGLPGPPGPSATGKPGLPGLPGKPGEKGPYGPKGDTGPAGLPGPRGPPGPSGLPGPAGITVPGKPGQQGPAGAPGPRGLPGEKGAPGVPGAPGQKGEAGYGAPGRPGEKGLPGPQGPMGPPGPPGVGERGENGFPGQPGIKGDRGFPGERGPAGPPGPQGPPGERGPEGIGKPGATGAPGQPGIPGTKGHPGAPGIAGPPGAPSFGKPGLPGLKGQRGPIGLPGSPGAKGEQGPAGHPGQPGLTGPPGNIGPQGPKGMPGNQGIPGPKGEMGPVGPAGHSGAKGERGSSGLDGKPGYPGEPGSNGPKGNPGLPGPKGDAGVRGPPGLPGLVGPAGAKGMPGHSGETGPRGAPGIPGTRGPIGPPGIPGFPGSKGDPGIPGPPGPAGVATKGLNGPTGPPGPPGPRGHIGEPGLPGPPGPPGPPGQAAPSEGFIKAGQRPFVSANQGVTGMPMSAFTVILSKAYPAVGIPIPFDKILYNRQQHYDPRTGIFTCRTPGTYYFSYHVHVKGTHVWVGLYKNGTPVMYTYDEYTKGYLDQASGSAVLDLTENDQVWLQLPSTGSNGLYSSEYVHSSFSGFLVAPM comes from the exons ATGCTGCCACGAACAGCCCTTTTGCTGCTAATGTCCTTGCACCTGGTTCATGGAGGATTTTATGCTGAGCAATACCAAACACCTACAGGCATAAAAGGCCCACCATCCAACACCAAGACACAGTTCTTCATTCCCTATGCCATAAAAAGTAAAG GTGTATCAGTAAGAGGAGAGCAAGGTATTCCTGGTCCACCAGGCCCCGCTGGACCTCGAGGGCACCCAGGTCCATCTGGACCACCAGGAAAACCAGGCCACGGAAGTCCTGGACCCCAAGGAGAGCCAGGGTTGCCTGGACCACCGGGACCATCGGCCACTGGGAAGCCAGGTTTGCCAGGACTCCCAGGAAAACCAGGGGAGAAAGGACCATACGGACCAAAAGGAGATACTGGCCCAGCTGGTTTACCAGGACCACGGGGCCCACCAGGGCCATCTGGACTCCCCGGCCCAGCTGGAATTACTGTTCCAGGAAAACCCGGACAACAAGGACCTGCAGGAGCCCCAGGACCCAGGGGCCTTCCTGGAGAAAAGGGCGCACCAGGAGTCCCTGGTGCGCCTGGACAGAAAGGGGAAGCAGGGTATGGAGCTCCTGGACGCCCGGGTGAGAAGGGCCTTCCAGGCCCTCAGGGTCCCATGGGACCACCTGGCCCTCctggagtgggagaaagaggtgAAAACGGATTTCCAGGACAGCCAGGCATCAAAGGCGATCGGGGCTTTCCAGGAGAGAGGGGACCAGCTGGCCCGCCAGGCCCCCAAGGTCCTCCTGGGGAACGAGGGCCAGAAGGCATTGGAAAGCCAGGAGCCACGGGAGCCCCAGGCCAGCCAGGGATTCCTGGGACAAAAGGTCACCCTGGGGCTCCAGGAATAGCTGGGCCTCCAGGGGCTCCTAGCTTTGGGAAACCAGGGCTGCCAGGCCTGAAGGGACAAAGAGGACCTATTGGCCTTCCAGGAAGTCCAGGTGCTAAAGGGGAACAAGGCCCAGCAGGTCATCCTGGGCAACCAGGTCTGACTGGACCCCCTGGAAATATTGGACCCCAAGGACCAAAAGGCATGCCAGGCAACCAAGGGATTCCAGGCCCTAAAGGTGAGATGGGGCCAGTGGGGCCTGCGGGACACTCTGGGGCTAAGGGAGAAAGGGGTTCCTCTGGGTTAGATGGAAAACCAGGGTACCCAGGAGAACCAGGCAGCAACGGTCCTAAGGGAAACCCAGGGTTACCAGGCCCAAAAGGGGACGCTGGAGTTCGAGGACCTCCTGGTCTCCCAGGCCTTGTAGGCCCAGCAGGAGCTAAGGGAATGCCTGGACACAGTGGTGAGACTGGTCCAAGAGGTGCCCCTGGAATACCAGGAACCAGAGGCCCCATTGGGCCACCGGGCATTCCAGGATTCCCTGGATCTAAAGGGGATCCAGGAATTCCAGGTCCTCCTGGCCCAGCAGGTGTAGCAACTAAGGGGCTCAATGGTCCCACTGGGCCACCAGGGCCTCCAGGTCCGAGAGGCCACATTGGAGAGCCTGGCCTCCCAGgtcccccaggccccccaggcccTCCAGGCCAAGCAGCCCCATCTGAAGGCTTTATAAAGGCAGGCCAAAGGCCTTTTGTTAGTGCCAACCAGGGAGTCACAGGAATGCCTATGTCTGCTTTCACTGTCATTCTCTCCAAAGCTTACCCAGCTGTAGGTATTCCCATCCCATTTGATAAGATTTTGTATAACAGGCAACAGCATTATGACCCAAGAACTGGAATCTTTACCTGTAGGACACCAGGGACATACTATTTCTCCTACCATGTGCATGTGAAAGGGACCCATGTTTGGGTGGGCCTGTATAAGAATGGCACCCCTGTAATGTACACTTATGACGAATACACCAAAGGCTACCTGGATCAGGCTTCGGGCAGCGCTGTACTCGATCTCACGGAGAACGACCAGGTGTGGCTCCAGCTACCCAGCACTGGATCGAATGGGCTGTATTCCTCTGAGTATGTCCACTCCTCCTTCTCAGGGTTCTTGGTGGCACCAATGTGA